From one Triticum urartu cultivar G1812 chromosome 3, Tu2.1, whole genome shotgun sequence genomic stretch:
- the LOC125542519 gene encoding protein NRT1/ PTR FAMILY 8.2-like, with protein sequence MGKIGAESAGMIYTQDGTVDIKGNPAVKSSTGNWRACPYILANECCERLAYYGMSANLSNFMLDNMGMNNSAAANSVTNWGGTCYATTLIGAFLADAYLGRFCTIASFVTIYIIGLGLLTVAASVKTLVPTCAAKGVCDPTAGQTAAMFVGLYLVALGTGGIKPCVSSFGADQFDENDDGERRSKSSFFNWFYLSINIGALVASSVMVYVQEHYGWSWGFGIPAVVMAIAVGSFFVGTPLYRHQRPGGSPLTRIAQVLVAATYKLSVPVDGSALYETMDKESGIMGSRKLEHTEQFRFLDKAAVDTQADKSSASPASPWRLCTVTQVEELKSVVRLLPIWASGIVFAAVYGQMSTMFVFQGNTLDKRMGAHFSIPSASLSVFDTLSVIAWVPVYDRLLVPAVRSFTGHPRGFTQLQRMGVGLVVSIFSMVAAGVLELVRLRTVARHGLYGEKDIVPISIFWQVPQYFIIGAAEVFVFVGQLDFFYDQAPDAMRSMCTALSLTAIALGGYVSTLLVTVVAKVTTRGGKEGWIPAKNLNVGHLDYFFWLMTVLSVLNFAIYLPIANWYTYKKTAGAGDDPDVNEVADNLTTGAGAGDDPDANGVADDSTARAGDGQDANEVDDDSPKSGDRTK encoded by the exons ATGGGGAAGATCGGTGCTGAGTCGGCAGGCATGATCTACACCCAAGATGGCACGGTGGACATCAAGGGCAACCCGGCCGTCAAGAGCAGCACCGGCAACTGGCGCGCCTGCCCCTACATCCTCG CGAACGAATGTTGCGAGCGGCTGGCGTACTACGGCATGAGCGCCAACCTGAGCAACTTCATGCTGGACAACATGGGCATGAACAACAGCGCCGCCGCCAACAGCGTCACCAACTGGGGCGGCACCTGCTACGCCACCACCCTCAtcggcgccttcctcgccgacGCCTACCTCGGCCGCTTCTGCACCATCGCCTCCTTCGTCACCATCTACATCATCGGCCTGGGGCTCCTCACGGTTGCGGCCTCGGTGAAGACGCTGGTGCCGACGTGCGCGGCCAAGGGGGTGTGCGACCCGACGGCGGGGCAGACGGCGGCGATGTTCGTGGGCCTGTACCTCGTCGCTCTGGGCACGGGCGGCATCAAGCCCTGCGTGTCCTCGTTCGGGGCCGACCAGTTCGACGAGAACGACGACGGCGAGCGCCGGAGCAAGAGCTCCTTCTTCAACTGGTTCTACCTGTCCATCAACATCGGCGCGCTGGTGGCGTCGTCCGTGATGGTCTACGTGCAGGAGCACTACGGCTGGAGCTGGGGCTTCGGCATCCCCGCCGTCGTCATGGCCATCGCCGTCGGCAGCTTCTTCGTTGGCACGCCGCTCTACCGCCACCAGCGCCCCGGCGGCAGCCCGCTCACCCGCATCGCGCAGGTGCTCGTCGCCGCCACGTACAAGCTGAGCGTCCCCGTCGACGGGTCGGCGCTGTACGAGACCATGGACAAGGAGTCCGGCATCATGGGGAGCCGCAAGCTGGAGCACACCGAGCAGTTCAGGTTCCTCGACAAGGCAGCCGTGGATACGCAAGCGGACAAATCATCGGCGTCACCGGCGTCGCCTTGGCGGCTGTGCACGGTGACGCAGGTGGAGGAGCTCAAGAGCGTGGTGCGCCTGCTGCCCATCTGGGCGAGCGGCATCGTCTTCGCCGCTGTGTACGGGCAGATGAGCACCATGTTCGTGTTCCAGGGGAACACCCTCGACAAGCGCATGGGCGCCCACTTCTCCATCCCCTCCGCCTCTCTCTCCGTCTTCGATACCCTCAGCGTCATCGCCTGGGTGCCCGTCTACGACCGCCTCCTCGTCCCCGCCGTCCGCTCCTTCACCGGCCACCCCCGCGGCTTCACGCAGCTCCAGCGCATGGGCGTCGGCCTCGTCGTCTCAATCTtctccatggtcgccgccggCGTGCTCGAGCTCGTCCGCCTCCGCACCGTCGCGCGGCACGGGCTGTACGGGGAGAAGGACATCGTGCCCATCTCCATCTTCTGGCAGGTGCCGCAGTACTTCATCATCGGCGCCGCCGAGGTGTTCGTCTTCGTGGGGCAGCTGGATTTCTTCTACGACCAGGCGCCCGACGCCATGAGGAGCATGTGCACCGCGCTGTCGCTCACGGCGATAGCGCTGGGGGGCTACGTGAGCACGCTGCTGGTGACGGTGGTGGCCAAGGTGACGACGAGGGGCGGAAAGGAAGGGTGGATCCCGGCCAAGAACCTCAACGTCGGCCACCTCGACTACTTCTTCTGGCTGATGACTGTGCTCAGCGTCCTCAACTTTGCTATCTACCTGCCCATCGCCAACTGGTATACCTACAAGAAGACCGCCGGAGCCGGAGACGACCCGGACGTCAACGAAGTAGCTGATAATTTGACCACCGGAGCCGGAGCCGGAGACGACCCGGACGCCAACGGAGTAGCTGATGATTCGACCGCCAGAGCCGGAGACGGCCAGGACGCCAACGAAGTAGATGATGATTCACCTAAATCAGGAGACAGAACAAAATAG
- the LOC125546543 gene encoding ras-related protein RABD2a-like, with the protein MATKSSYRGYLMQLRHDMWAHLLRRGFSLLPTTTFPNYNYQWDTAGQERFRTITSSYYRGAHGIIIVYDVTDQDSFNNVKQWLNEIDRYGSENVNKLLVGNKSDLIDKRVVSYETAKAFADEIGIPFMETSAKNALNVEQAFMAMSASIKDRMAS; encoded by the exons ATGGCAACTAAATCGTCATACCGCGGGTACCTAATGCAGCTGCGCCATGACATGTGGGCACATTTGCTTCGTAGAGGTTTTTCCTTACTTCCCACAACTACATTTCCTAACTATAATTATCAGTGGGACACTGCTGGGCAAGAACGCTTCAGAACTATTACTAGCAGCTACTATCGAGGGGCTCACGGGATCATT ATTGTCTATGACGTGACAGATCAGGACAGCTTCAACAATGTGAAGCAGTGGTTGAACGAGATTGATCGCTATGGTAGTGAGAATGTTAACAAACTTCTTGTAGGGAACAAATCTGATCTCATTGACAAAAGAGTTGTATCATATGAGACAGCGAAG GCATTTGCTGATGAGATTGGCATCCCATTCATGGAGACCAGTGCAAAGAATGCCTTGAACGTTGAGCAGGCTTTCATGGCTATGTCTGCTTCAATCAAGGACAG GATGGCGAGCTAG